The genomic stretch TAGAGAATATATGCTATTTCTCAGGGTGGAATATATTTACGTCAATGCTGCCTAAGCCTCTGAGTCACTGAATTGTAGGTGCTTGACATTCTTCCTAGCTGTTATTGTTATGTCTGATTCACAagacccccaaaagaccaccaggagtcgagtccattgcaaaacacatgaggaaaTTTATTCGCATCTCGGGCTGGAACTTTCACACACATCAAGGCTTTGATATCCAGCAGAGAGCACTGAGCTCTGGTTTGTGGGTGATTTATAGGTCCCAGTCCTTCCCAGTGCACCCAAAGCAGGGGATTCTAGCCTGACAAGCTTTTAGTggttaaaacagaaaaggagatgCTATATTTCAGAAACGGTTTTGGCTTTCTTTGTTGCCAAGGGAATGGCGAGTCTTGGGTAGCGTGTGCTATTTTCAGGGACAAAGCTACAAGTTGGGGGCCATCCAGGCTGGTTTCCTGGCATCGATAACACTAATGAGCAGCAAGGTCAGCTCCTCTCTGCAGTTGGCTGGATCTGCGTAGAAGCAGCAAGGTCAGCTGGCctgatatgttttaaattttttagctCAATAACccaaaaacctaatttttaaatCTCTGGCCTCTcatgtttgtgtttaatttttttgaatgaatatgagtattttgactCTATGCATGAATATGAACTTCACATGTGCCTAATAGTCAGAAAATGGCCTGAGAACTCCTGAACTTGGAATGATGGGTAGTTGTGAACCCCTTGGTAAGTACTCAAAATTGAGTCCAATTATTTGTAAGACCAGAAAGCAAGaccctgctaagccatctctcaggcACTATGTTGCTTGTTTATggtcaacatttacattgctaatatttttatctgtctatttataactgtttaaacatgtattttcttttagtaagatctttttaatgtttcattttaaaCTGAGGCACTTCATGTTTCTATAATATGAACACAGAATTAGAGTAAATGTATCATTCTTTGTAAGAACTTCaataaagacctctgagttcactTTATGTGTTGGGTAGGTTTGGAGGGCTTCCCTTTCTtgaggaatagggaagagggagaagaagaaagagagatggagggtgggactggaaggaaaggagggagggggctacaatcagaatgtaaacagaataaataaaaaattaattaaaataaataaaacctgagccctttttttcttcatttgacTGATTTTTGCAGAGGAGTCAGGATATTAGTATGTACTTGTGGCTGAGCTGGAAGTGGTCACATCCATACTTGCATCCAATTCAatgagatacacctgcctctgcctcctgattgctgggattaaaggtgtgagccaatACATCTAGCTTTtccattatttttgttgttagtaATTGGCATATAAtttttctgatgttttctcagtactgttgatctgtttgcttttctctttatgtctgttaattggcatttctcttgCAAGGCTATATCCTTTTTGAGAGGCACAGGAATGATAGAAGTGAACCTCATTGTTCAgattccttctaaaatgacttgatGATTACATTAGAACTTCTGTTTCAGTGAATAAGActgggaagcaccagaattaaaTGAccatattgtcaatgaagtatacatttataGTGTTGTCAGTATTGTGATTTCTGTTCTGCatatgtatggcatattttaggatgCCGTGACCTGTGAAGATGTACATGTGACCTTCACTCAAGAAGAGTGGGCATTGCTGAATCCTACTCAGAAAATTCTTTACgtagatgtgatgctagagacctacagcaacctcactgctataggtaagccTGAATTTTCCTTTGTGCTTTAAAATAAGAAGACAACTGGTTGTTGATTTCTTGGTTATTGATGCTCTTCTATAATTTCAACTGAGAACGAGGAAGAATGATGGGAATAAATCATGCATGGTTCTAAGGTCCACTGAagatagtaacttaaattttgcctaattgtattactcatacatacatacatacataatctAAATGTATTAATCATccattttctcgtactatattctaggctacaattgggaagaccataatattgaagtacattttcaaagttctagaagacatggAAGGTAATTTTCATGTGTGTACTGATACAAATATGCCTTTGAAAAAATTTtactgtgtcctggaagttttaaagaaaagcagcagGGTAAAAAGAATCATTGCTTTAAGTGTATTGATGATTATTAAATCCTTATAAAACCATTTTCCTCAATGTCAGGTGTCTGATTTTTGGTTATAAGGCATTCTTCTAAGAAAGAAGACCAGGAAACAGTGCCTTAACAGATATCAGTATTTGAATCACTGCCCCATTAGAGCTATGCTGTAGAACTGCCAATCTTGTAGTCTAATACCTCTCAGAAACTGTAGTATAAACCTTGAATATACTTCATAAGTATATGTCCAAagccttctaataagcaaatactTAATAGTAAAGCTGGtgttactcatatacttgtagtaatgttACTACGTTTAGGAAGGGGGTGgtttatgagaatcaagaatgtTGTGAAGAAACCTTAATTCCTATATCACATGtttataacaaacaaaaaaaaatatttgaatgcAATGTGGAACCCTTTCATTTGTTATGATTCTtttaataggtatatcatatATTACAATTGATACAAACCATGTGAGTAtagggacattggaagaagaaacattcctctctctcccagaacaattaaAAGATATATAGAAGCCCCAACTTTGTATAGACTTTCTGAATGGGACATAAGTTACAGTTGATTTTCTAACTTTATTGGGAATATACCCACAAATTTACACTGAAGAAAATTCCTAAGTACAAAGAATGTGGAAATTCTGTTTGTCCTGGTTCATTTTGCAAGTATAGTATGACTCACAGTACAGGAATATTTATGAATACAATCAGTGTGGTAAATAGCTTAGTTCTTTTAGTTCTCTTAGTTCTTCTAGTCCTTTCAGTTCTCTATGAAAAGCCTCATGTAGAAAAGAGCACAATAAATATGAGCCATGTAATAAATGCTTTTACAACCCATCATGAAGGAGAACACCATGAATACAAAGTGATAAAACCTTAAGATGTGCTTCCTCTTTACAACTAGACCAAATTAATTAATACAGATAAAAAGGTTCATTAGTTAAATGAATGTGATAAAattttcacatgtgccaattatctttgcagacaTGAAAtaagtcatactggagagagacCCTATggatgtaaccaatgtgataaagcctttgtgtgtcacagtagtctccaaatacataaaagaacacatactggagagaaaccgtatgaatgtagtcagtgtggtaaagccttttctcAACACAGTCGTCTCCAAagacatagaagaacacatactggagaaaaaccttatgaatgtaagcaatgtggtaaagcctttggaCATCCAGGTagtcttcaaagacatgaaaaaattcatactggagagaaaccttacaaatgtaatcaatgtgataaaacATTTTTACAACACCatagtctccaaatacataaaagaacacatactggagaaaaaccctatgaatgtaatcaatgtggtaaagcctttgtgaGTCACACTAGTCTCcagatacataaaagaacacatactggagagaaaccatatgaatgtaatcaatgtgataaagccttttcacaatacAGTcatctccaaagacataaaagaacacatactggagagaaaccgtatgaatgtaaccaatgtggtaaaccCTTTGGACGTGTCAGTCATCTtcaaaggcatgaaagaattcatactaaAGAGAAACCCTCTGAAGGTATTCGATATGAtgaagcctttgcatgtcacagtcATCTCCGAAtacatgaaagaacacatacaggagagaaaccctttgaatgtaaccagtgtggtaaagcctttgcatatcataGTCTTCTtcgaatacataaaagaacacatactggagagaaaccttatggatgtaaacaatgtggtaaagccttttcacaacttgGTACTCTCCAAAtacatgaaagaacacatactggagagaaaccctatgaatgtaagcactgtggtaaagcctttgcacaacaTAGTCATCTTAAATGTCATGAAAGATATCATACTCGAGAGAAgccttatgtttttatttaatgtggTGAAGCCTTTGCACATTTCTATagtcttcatcatcatgaaagtatTCACACTGGATAGAAACCCTATGAGtgtaagcaatgtggtaaagccttcaccACAGTTATCTCTGAATGCAGATGAAAGCATGTGCTAGAAAGAAATCCTACAAATGTAATTAGTTTTATGGGGTCAGCTTAAATCCAACCCAATTCAAACACTGGGTCAATGCAGAAGACAAGGATTTGTTGTAACTCCCTACTCATCTGTCAGGGACACAAAACAGACTTGGGAGCTGAACTGCAACTCCCCTGCCCACTCCCCACCCTCTACCTCCAAGACAGAATGTTACAGAGCTTTTAAACTTGAAAACCACAAACATCGGTGCCAAGTTATAATTACATTTTTCCACCAATCAGGATTTAAGGAGAGGGGCTTTCCTTATGTGGTTGGTTTGTGTCAACTGATAGAGACTAGGTTATACAGTATACCCAATCtaatccatttgttcttttgtgattaAGAAGTCATTAGGTTctgttcaataaataaataaaggatgaaTAACAAGAAGCTTTTATTAAGAGCAGTCATGTTTTGGGGAACAGAAGCCGTGTTTAAGTGAGTCATGTTTTGGGGAGCAAAAGATGAATAACAAGCTTGTCAGATATTGGGAAGTCCCCAGGTCTTCTGGGGCCTGAGAAATTGAACTTAGTTTCATCCtatgattaaatggagtctgaaaacaaaaaggCAATACTTAGGGCAAGTTTCTTTTGCATGTTCCTAACATTTGCGTATTATAGTCATCAAATAATTAACGCACATTGGCATATAatcctacaaatgtaatcaatgtgataaagctgTTATTGAAAATAAATGGTATCAGCCAAATAATGTTTTTTATTAACCCTATAATTATGGCAATAtcatttaacccgctatcacaataagacacagacaccagttagattttataattgccttataacacCTTGGCTGGGCATATAATTCCACCTACATTATCTCAATAACCTTCCCGTCTACCTCCCTGCCCCggtccaatgccatccaccttaaccattcctatTTGGCCTATTTCCCATCCATAATTTCATAAATACTTGTTTATATTTCATCTGGTTTGCTTCCTCTATCCACACCATTCTTGGAGTCCTTCGTCCTGGCCCAGGTGGTTCTCTCTTCACATAACCCATGGTGGTTTCCTGctcatctcttcctgtttttctgtttccttcccatgattctcctgttcccCAAAGCCTGGGAGCCTTAGCCACACCCATCTCCTTTCGCCCTCCCCAGGTACAGgtcttttttattaaccaatcaggaataaatTCTTAGGCAATGTTATAAACAGCAATACTTGGGGTACATGACAGTTTGCTCATTAACAGTAAGAATATTGGGGGGGGGAAGCAATtaacaaatacaaagcaccagaccatacTCCAAAAAAAGCCTTTTTACAACACAGTTATCTatgaatacataaaagaacacacgtTGGAGAGAAACCCAATGAATGTAAGCAATATGGTAAAGCCTCTTCATGTAACAGTAGTCTTTGACATAATAAAAAGTCATACTTCAGAGAAGCCCATAAATATAGCCAGTGTGATAAAGTTTTGCACATAATGATATCTTTatataagataaaacatttaATATGTAATCAATCTGTTAAGGCCTTTGCATACAATGATAGTTTTTGAGGACCTGAAAGAATTTATACTATAAGGAATCTGTGACTATAAAGAATTTGATAGGATCTTTAGCCAGTACACATTCAACTACAAAAGATTATTTATTCTGGAGAAAAATATCAGTCAAGTGTCAGCAATATGTTCAAGCTTTATGCTGTccctgtttattttgtttataccTGAAAACTCATATGGACAAAGCCCTATGAATTTAAGCTATAGGTTTCATAATTCTCTTCAGTTACATGAAATAGCTCATCCAGGTATAAAACTTTATGGATGTGCATTAGTgccttttctgttactgtgataaaacacaatgtctaaggcaacttaTGAAAGGGTTTAATTTGCTTGATGGTTCCACACAATGAAAGTGGCAACACAAAAAATTGTCACACATGGCAGCTAAAGCATGAGGCTcagagctcacatcctcaacctgAAGCATAAAATAGAGTGGAAACTAGGAATGGTGTGTGGATATAAACTCTCAAGTCCACCCCAAGTGACGTATTTCCTACAGCAGAGCAGGATTTCCTAAATCTTCCCAAATGATaacaccaactgagaaggattgATTTCTCTGAATTAAAGACTAAATTCTCACTTTCTGTTGAGtgaaccaatttttttttaaatttatgattgTGAGCCTAGACTTTAATGGCTGacctatctctctagcccagcaGTTTAGAGCTCTGGctgcatatggtatatactcacttataagtggatattaaccatataatataatataaacatactaaaatctatagtcctgcagaagctaaacaaggcttactcctcattcagaagggtaaacaggatagacattggaactgggagaaaacagggaacagtacaggagccttccacagaggccctctgaaagactacccatgagggtattgaggcagatgctgagactcatagccaaactttgggcagagtgcagggaatcttatggaagaagggggagatagaaagacctggaggagacaggagcttcacaaggagaccaacagaatcaaaaaaatctgggctcagggggtcctgcagagactgatgaatcaaccaaggaccatgcatggagaggaactgcttagatgtagcccatgaacagctcagtccccatgtgggtgccctagtaaagggagcagggactgtctctgatggaaactcagtggctggctctttgatcatctccccctggggtggggtgcagccttgtcagaccacagaggaagacaaaatatacagtcctgatgagacctgataggctagggtcagatagtagagtaggatgacctcccctatcagtagactaggggaaggacacagtgggaggggcatagaaggaaggaaggatgggactgggaggagggagctacagctgagatacaaagtgaatacattgtaataaataataacaat from Meriones unguiculatus strain TT.TT164.6M chromosome X, Bangor_MerUng_6.1, whole genome shotgun sequence encodes the following:
- the LOC110566180 gene encoding zinc finger protein 431-like isoform X1, with the translated sequence MDAVTCEDVHVTFTQEEWALLNPTQKILYVDVMLETYSNLTAIGYNWEDHNIEVHFQSSRRHGRHEISHTGERPYGCNQCDKAFVCHSSLQIHKRTHTGEKPYECSQCGKAFSQHSRLQRHRRTHTGEKPYECKQCGKAFGHPGSLQRHEKIHTGEKPYKCNQCDKTFLQHHSLQIHKRTHTGEKPYECNQCGKAFVSHTSLQIHKRTHTGEKPYECNQCDKAFSQYSHLQRHKRTHTGEKPYECNQCGKPFGRVSHLQRHERIHTKEKPSEGIRYDEAFACHSHLRIHERTHTGEKPFECNQCGKAFAYHSLLRIHKRTHTGEKPYGCKQCGKAFSQLGTLQIHERTHTGEKPYECKHCGKAFAQHSHLKCHERYHTREKPYVFI
- the LOC110566180 gene encoding zinc finger protein 431-like isoform X3 translates to MLETYSNLTAIGYNWEDHNIEVHFQSSRRHGRHEISHTGERPYGCNQCDKAFVCHSSLQIHKRTHTGEKPYECSQCGKAFSQHSRLQRHRRTHTGEKPYECKQCGKAFGHPGSLQRHEKIHTGEKPYKCNQCDKTFLQHHSLQIHKRTHTGEKPYECNQCGKAFVSHTSLQIHKRTHTGEKPYECNQCDKAFSQYSHLQRHKRTHTGEKPYECNQCGKPFGRVSHLQRHERIHTKEKPSEGIRYDEAFACHSHLRIHERTHTGEKPFECNQCGKAFAYHSLLRIHKRTHTGEKPYGCKQCGKAFSQLGTLQIHERTHTGEKPYECKHCGKAFAQHSHLKCHERYHTREKPYVFI